The following are encoded together in the bacterium genome:
- a CDS encoding DUF2804 domain-containing protein: protein MATHERELTAPVDLCTPGGGALSPAAVGWSRRPLHRANLRGVWGRTKRWDYWAILAGDVVVGIVYADVDYLGLAGVTWANLATGASGGREIASPLARGIALPDVPGTAPLCWRGRGLELALTDERTGTTLHARWRERDGRPAALDAYVALPPGHESLNVVIPWSERRFQFTSKHQARPVTGTLRLGDAVHALDGAWGVLDVGRGRWPYRTRWNWGGGAGRAVEGPVVGIQVGGKWTEGTGATENGLIVDGRLTKIGEELVWEYDWERPMQPWRVRAPGGALDLTLTPRYDRHSKAQAIVLATEVHQVFGTWSGTVVPDGGAPLRLEGVQGFAEESRSRW from the coding sequence ATGGCGACGCACGAGCGCGAGCTGACGGCGCCCGTCGACCTCTGCACGCCGGGCGGCGGCGCGCTGAGCCCCGCGGCCGTCGGCTGGTCGCGACGCCCGCTCCATCGCGCCAACCTGCGCGGCGTCTGGGGCCGCACCAAGCGCTGGGACTACTGGGCGATCCTCGCCGGCGACGTGGTCGTCGGCATCGTCTACGCCGACGTCGACTACCTCGGTCTGGCAGGCGTCACCTGGGCGAACCTCGCGACCGGCGCCTCCGGCGGTCGCGAGATCGCGAGCCCGCTCGCACGCGGCATCGCCCTGCCCGACGTGCCCGGCACGGCGCCGCTCTGCTGGCGCGGCCGCGGCCTCGAGCTGGCGCTCACCGACGAGCGGACCGGCACGACGCTGCACGCGCGCTGGCGCGAGCGCGACGGCCGCCCCGCTGCCCTCGACGCCTACGTCGCGCTGCCGCCGGGCCACGAGTCGCTGAACGTCGTCATCCCGTGGAGCGAGCGCCGCTTCCAGTTCACCTCGAAGCACCAGGCACGCCCGGTGACGGGAACGCTGCGCCTCGGCGACGCCGTGCATGCGCTCGACGGCGCCTGGGGCGTGCTCGACGTCGGCCGCGGCCGCTGGCCGTACCGCACGCGCTGGAACTGGGGCGGCGGCGCCGGCCGCGCCGTCGAAGGCCCGGTGGTCGGCATCCAGGTCGGCGGCAAGTGGACCGAGGGCACCGGAGCGACCGAGAACGGGCTCATCGTCGACGGGCGGCTCACGAAGATCGGCGAGGAGCTGGTCTGGGAGTACGACTGGGAGCGGCCGATGCAGCCCTGGCGCGTGCGCGCGCCGGGCGGCGCGCTGGATCTGACGCTGACGCCGCGCTACGACCGGCATTCGAAGGCCCAGGCGATCGTCCTCGCCACCGAGGTGCACCAGGTGTTCGGCACGTGGAGCGGCACCGTGGTGCCGGACGGCGGAGCGCCGCTGCGCCTCGAGGGGGTTCAGGGGTTCGCGGAGGAGTCGCGCTCGCGCTGGTGA
- a CDS encoding CoA transferase, translated as MALPLDGLRILAFTQLGAGPYGLQFLADLGAEVIKVEDPTTGGDEARRVPPYADAAANDGAYYQAFNRNTRSLTLNLRAPEGRDLLHRVVARVDAVFNNLRGDLPAKLGLDYAALRAVNPRVVCCALTGFGRTGPRAGEPAYDYLLQAYAGFMALTGEPDAPPTKCGVSVVDFTGGTLGALALMIGLHRAQATGQGGDVDVALLDAALAMLNYMGSWSLTHGWTPQRHRLGQHQSLVPSQTLPTADGWLVVMIMKEKFWTRLCGLLERPELAADPRFRTFADRLAHRDVLVPMVEAVFRTRTTAAWLERLRGQVPVAPVYDVAEALADEQAVAREMVVALEHPVLGTLRQVGCPIKVDDVRPRYAPGAALGADTDALLDEIGVDAAARAALRARGVV; from the coding sequence ATGGCCCTGCCGCTCGACGGCCTGCGCATCCTGGCGTTCACCCAGCTCGGGGCCGGTCCCTACGGCCTCCAGTTCCTGGCCGACCTCGGCGCCGAGGTGATCAAGGTCGAGGATCCGACCACGGGCGGCGACGAGGCGCGGCGGGTCCCGCCATACGCCGACGCCGCGGCGAACGACGGCGCCTACTACCAGGCCTTCAACCGCAACACGCGTAGCCTGACGCTGAACCTGCGTGCGCCCGAGGGCCGCGACCTGCTCCACCGCGTCGTCGCGCGCGTCGACGCCGTCTTCAACAACCTGCGCGGCGACCTGCCGGCGAAGCTCGGGCTCGACTACGCGGCGCTGCGCGCCGTCAATCCGCGGGTGGTGTGCTGTGCGCTCACCGGCTTCGGCCGCACGGGTCCGCGCGCCGGCGAGCCGGCGTACGACTACCTCCTCCAGGCCTACGCCGGCTTCATGGCGCTGACGGGCGAGCCCGACGCGCCGCCGACCAAGTGCGGCGTATCCGTCGTCGACTTCACGGGCGGGACGCTGGGCGCGCTGGCGCTGATGATCGGGCTCCATCGCGCGCAGGCGACGGGGCAGGGCGGCGACGTCGACGTCGCGCTGCTCGATGCCGCGCTGGCGATGCTGAACTACATGGGGAGCTGGAGCCTGACCCACGGCTGGACGCCGCAGCGGCATCGCCTGGGACAGCACCAGAGCCTCGTCCCGAGCCAGACGCTTCCGACCGCCGACGGCTGGCTCGTCGTCATGATCATGAAGGAGAAGTTCTGGACGCGGCTGTGCGGGCTCCTCGAGCGGCCGGAGCTGGCGGCCGATCCGCGCTTCCGCACCTTCGCCGATCGGCTCGCGCACCGCGACGTGCTCGTGCCGATGGTCGAGGCCGTGTTCCGCACGCGCACGACGGCGGCATGGCTGGAGCGGCTGCGCGGGCAGGTGCCGGTCGCGCCGGTGTACGACGTCGCCGAGGCGCTCGCCGACGAGCAGGCCGTCGCGCGCGAGATGGTCGTCGCGCTGGAGCATCCGGTGCTCGGCACGCTCCGCCAGGTGGGCTGCCCCATCAAGGTCGACGACGTCCGGCCGCGCTACGCACCCGGCGCCGCGCTCGGCGCCGACACCGACGCGTTGCTGGACGAGATCGGCGTCGACGCCGCCGCGCGTGCGGCGCTGCGCGCGCGCGGCGTCGTCTGA
- a CDS encoding class I SAM-dependent methyltransferase: protein MRSVIYDAAIVGLTAGWYRAVLTRLPARSRLLDVGIGTAGALVANATLVVARDLRVTGVDIDADYVRRATAALDQAGLADRVTARLESILDHRGGPYDAAYFSASFMLMPDPPAVLRHVVSLLRPGAPLFFTQTFERERSRTAEIVKPLLRLVTTIDFGRVTYEDAFRRALADGGVVLESMETLNASRKRAGVLAVARAAG from the coding sequence CTGCGCAGCGTGATCTACGACGCCGCGATCGTCGGCCTGACCGCCGGCTGGTATCGCGCCGTGCTGACGCGGCTGCCGGCCCGAAGCCGGCTCCTCGACGTCGGCATCGGCACGGCCGGCGCGCTGGTCGCCAACGCGACCCTGGTCGTCGCGCGCGACCTGCGTGTGACCGGCGTCGACATCGACGCCGACTACGTGCGGCGTGCCACCGCGGCGCTGGATCAGGCCGGTCTCGCGGACCGCGTCACGGCGCGCCTTGAGTCGATCCTCGACCATCGCGGCGGGCCGTACGACGCCGCGTACTTCAGCGCGAGCTTCATGCTGATGCCCGACCCGCCGGCGGTCCTGCGCCACGTCGTCTCGCTCCTGCGGCCGGGGGCGCCGCTCTTCTTCACGCAGACGTTCGAGCGCGAGCGCTCGCGCACCGCCGAGATCGTGAAGCCGCTCCTGCGCCTCGTGACCACGATCGACTTCGGCCGCGTCACCTACGAGGACGCGTTCCGCCGCGCGCTCGCCGACGGCGGCGTCGTGCTGGAGTCGATGGAGACCCTCAACGCGAGCCGCAAGCGTGCCGGCGTGCTCGCCGTGGCACGCGCGGCGGGCTGA
- a CDS encoding NUDIX domain-containing protein: MIDPPGTDWRWCPRCRTALAFPVRGGRPRPTCPACGFVHFANMGVGAAVVVRDTAGRVLLVQRGPAQFGAGKWCFPCGYVEWGEDPRAGAAREALEESGLDVIVGEILQVAPNFHDPRRPSVGLWYAAERRDPAAEPTAGDDAVDAQWFDPATPPPLAFPTDAPLLARLAATAP; encoded by the coding sequence ATGATCGACCCGCCCGGGACCGACTGGCGGTGGTGCCCGCGCTGCCGTACCGCGCTGGCGTTCCCCGTCCGCGGCGGGCGGCCGCGGCCGACGTGTCCCGCCTGCGGCTTCGTCCACTTCGCCAACATGGGCGTCGGCGCGGCGGTGGTCGTGCGCGACACCGCCGGCCGCGTGCTGCTCGTGCAACGCGGCCCGGCGCAGTTCGGCGCCGGCAAGTGGTGCTTCCCGTGCGGCTACGTCGAGTGGGGCGAGGATCCGCGCGCAGGCGCGGCACGCGAGGCGCTCGAGGAGTCGGGGCTCGACGTGATCGTCGGCGAGATCCTGCAGGTGGCGCCGAACTTCCACGACCCGCGCCGCCCGTCGGTGGGTCTCTGGTACGCGGCCGAGCGCCGCGACCCGGCGGCCGAGCCGACGGCCGGCGACGACGCCGTCGACGCGCAGTGGTTCGACCCCGCGACGCCGCCGCCGCTCGCCTTTCCCACCGACGCCCCACTGCTCGCGCGCCTCGCCGCCACGGCTCCCTGA
- a CDS encoding iron-containing redox enzyme family protein → MGKPTKGRFKNVIKRSTHADRAMPVKAFLKELDAFIKLHSPYTQNRVVPAIGNGTASLGIVKRYAMELYYLGAWMTPEFPLLIANAPDTDAFSLEDSEHYHHWAQNFADETGYLRDPNHVQMKIEYTRALGIKDAELKAYVPMPETIGSVFTLNYYCRRSYEEALAALGYARERAAGMSGYAATLYTGMLKHYGIKVRNLEVHAYAEEEHGDKALELMQRVCLTEYVQRRVRRAVQHTILTNEMRTWALNRWLDEPGALRGPAAA, encoded by the coding sequence ATGGGTAAGCCGACGAAGGGCCGCTTCAAGAACGTCATCAAGCGCAGCACGCACGCCGACCGCGCCATGCCGGTGAAGGCGTTCCTGAAGGAGCTCGACGCCTTCATCAAGCTGCACAGCCCGTACACGCAGAACCGGGTGGTTCCGGCGATCGGCAACGGCACCGCGAGCCTCGGCATCGTGAAACGCTACGCGATGGAGCTCTACTACCTCGGCGCTTGGATGACGCCGGAGTTCCCGCTGCTCATCGCCAACGCGCCCGACACCGACGCCTTCTCGCTCGAGGACTCGGAGCATTACCACCACTGGGCCCAGAACTTCGCCGACGAGACCGGCTACCTGCGCGACCCGAACCACGTGCAGATGAAGATCGAGTACACGCGCGCGCTCGGCATCAAGGACGCGGAGCTGAAGGCGTACGTGCCCATGCCGGAGACGATCGGCTCGGTGTTCACGCTGAACTACTACTGCCGCCGCTCGTACGAAGAGGCGCTCGCCGCCCTCGGCTACGCGCGCGAGCGCGCCGCCGGCATGAGCGGCTACGCCGCCACGCTCTACACCGGCATGCTGAAGCACTACGGCATCAAGGTGCGCAACCTCGAGGTGCACGCCTATGCCGAGGAGGAGCACGGCGACAAGGCGCTCGAGCTAATGCAGCGCGTGTGCCTCACCGAGTACGTGCAGCGCCGCGTGCGCCGCGCCGTGCAGCACACCATCCTCACCAACGAGATGCGGACCTGGGCGCTGAACCGCTGGCTCGACGAGCCGGGCGCGCTGCGCGGCCCGGCCGCGGCGTAG
- a CDS encoding Uma2 family endonuclease produces the protein MGDARRPATYEDLMAVPEHLVAEILDGELITSPRPASPHARASSGIGSVLFDRFDGSEAGPGAPGGWWILDEPELHLGADVLVPDLAGWRRERMPVMPLAPWFDLPPDWVCEVVSPSSGRLDRVRKMPKYAKAGIGHLWLVEPLGHTIEVYRLDGERWTVETVLPGDAISRVPPFDAVEIDPRRWWLDSDA, from the coding sequence ATGGGCGACGCACGACGGCCCGCGACGTACGAAGATCTGATGGCGGTGCCAGAGCACCTGGTCGCCGAGATCCTCGACGGCGAGCTGATCACGAGCCCCCGCCCCGCCTCGCCGCACGCGCGGGCGTCTTCCGGCATCGGCTCGGTGCTGTTCGACCGCTTCGACGGAAGCGAAGCGGGCCCGGGCGCGCCGGGTGGCTGGTGGATCCTCGACGAGCCGGAGCTGCACCTCGGCGCCGACGTCCTCGTGCCCGACCTCGCTGGGTGGCGGCGCGAGCGCATGCCGGTCATGCCCTTGGCTCCCTGGTTCGACCTTCCCCCGGACTGGGTCTGCGAGGTCGTCTCCCCGTCGAGCGGCCGCCTCGACCGGGTCCGCAAGATGCCGAAGTACGCCAAGGCCGGCATCGGGCACCTGTGGCTGGTCGAGCCCCTCGGGCACACCATCGAGGTCTACCGCCTGGACGGCGAGCGCTGGACGGTCGAGACCGTCCTCCCCGGCGACGCGATCAGCCGCGTGCCCCCCTTCGACGCCGTCGAGATCGACCCGCGTCGCTGGTGGCTCGACTCCGACGCATAG
- a CDS encoding cytochrome P450 — protein sequence MSRPRFEFDQFLSDPFGTLERARETGGLVDLNDQTTGVVHHETVRALLSDSRLRANFLDFLRTFGVTEGPFFEWMKISPLNRDGADHQRFRALMARTFTPRSVERLRPYLRTAAHELISGFAARGTCDFVAEFADIYPSLGLCELIGVPLEDRDRFRAWANTIGLGFSPFVGLHVAAVDAALTELLAYTAALATQRRAEPKDDLVSRIAAAAAEDGWSDFEASGFIAGLVFAGHDTTKNQLGWTIATLAEHPDVWDAVGNGTRTAQEVVEEVLRHRSAVTGVGRTAVEAVPVGDDVIQPGEQVFFSVWSANHDEKAFPAPGEVRIGQSAESGHFAFGHGAHFCLGAALARAELQEALTALTARITCPVLGADAAWRPPAGINGPDRLPITFTARPVPQQAAEG from the coding sequence ATGTCGCGACCCCGCTTCGAGTTCGACCAGTTCCTGTCCGATCCGTTCGGCACCCTGGAGCGCGCCCGCGAGACCGGCGGTCTCGTCGACCTGAACGATCAGACCACCGGCGTCGTGCACCACGAGACCGTGCGCGCGCTGCTTTCCGATTCCCGCCTGCGCGCCAACTTCCTCGACTTCCTCCGCACCTTCGGCGTCACCGAGGGGCCGTTCTTCGAGTGGATGAAGATCTCGCCGCTCAACCGCGACGGCGCCGACCACCAGCGCTTCCGCGCGCTCATGGCGCGCACGTTCACGCCGCGCAGCGTGGAGCGCCTGCGGCCGTACCTCCGCACCGCTGCGCACGAGCTGATCTCTGGCTTCGCGGCGCGCGGCACGTGCGACTTCGTCGCCGAGTTCGCCGACATCTACCCGTCGCTCGGCCTTTGCGAGCTGATCGGCGTGCCGCTCGAGGACCGCGACCGCTTCCGCGCCTGGGCGAACACGATCGGGCTCGGCTTCAGCCCGTTCGTCGGCCTCCACGTCGCCGCCGTCGACGCGGCGCTGACGGAGCTGCTGGCGTACACCGCCGCGCTCGCCACGCAGCGTCGCGCCGAGCCCAAGGACGACCTCGTGTCGCGCATCGCCGCCGCGGCGGCGGAGGACGGCTGGAGCGACTTCGAGGCGTCCGGCTTCATCGCCGGCCTCGTCTTCGCCGGCCACGACACCACGAAGAACCAGCTCGGCTGGACCATCGCGACGCTGGCCGAGCATCCCGACGTGTGGGACGCCGTCGGCAACGGAACGCGCACCGCGCAGGAGGTCGTCGAGGAGGTGCTGCGGCATCGCTCGGCGGTGACCGGCGTGGGGCGCACGGCCGTCGAAGCCGTGCCGGTCGGCGACGACGTCATCCAGCCCGGCGAGCAGGTGTTCTTCTCGGTGTGGAGTGCGAACCACGACGAGAAGGCGTTCCCCGCACCGGGGGAGGTCCGTATCGGGCAGTCGGCCGAGTCGGGGCACTTCGCGTTCGGCCACGGCGCGCACTTCTGCCTCGGCGCCGCGCTGGCGCGCGCGGAGCTGCAGGAGGCGCTGACCGCGTTGACCGCACGCATCACGTGTCCGGTGCTCGGTGCCGACGCCGCCTGGCGTCCGCCGGCGGGGATCAACGGCCCCGACCGCCTGCCGATCACCTTCACGGCCCGGCCCGTGCCGCAGCAGGCGGCAGAGGGGTGA
- a CDS encoding aldehyde dehydrogenase family protein, with protein MRETHKFYIDGKWVAPKAPKELPVLNPATEETITSIALGSKADVDDAVAAAKRAFPSFSQTTREERLDLLMKIMGAYQAHYDEMAETISKEMGAPLGLAKAAQAAAPLGHLATILDVLREYQFERQKGSTMFRREPIGVCGFITPWNWPVNQIACKVFPAIAAGCTMVLKPSEIAPLNAILFAEILHEAGVPAGVFNLVHGDGPTVGEAISSHPGVDMVSFTGSTRAGTAVAIAAAPTVKRVTQELGGKSPNILLDDVDLEGAVSGGVRAVLMNSGQSCNAPTRMLVTRKQHDEAVAIAKSVAESYIVGDPFGDSTMMGPVVSKMQFDKIQGLIQKGIEEGATLAAGGPGLPEGLGRGYFVRPTIFGDVRNDMTIAREEIFGPVLSILPYDDEKQAIEIANDTAYGLSGYVSSGNQERAREVARQIRAGNVHLNGAGPDFAACFGGYKQSGNGREWGEAGFEEFLELKAVLGW; from the coding sequence ATGCGCGAAACCCACAAGTTCTACATCGACGGGAAATGGGTCGCCCCGAAGGCGCCCAAGGAGCTGCCCGTCCTGAACCCCGCCACCGAAGAGACGATCACCAGCATCGCGCTCGGCAGCAAGGCCGACGTCGACGACGCGGTGGCCGCCGCGAAGCGTGCGTTCCCGAGCTTCTCGCAGACCACGCGTGAAGAGCGTCTCGACCTCCTCATGAAGATCATGGGAGCGTACCAGGCGCACTACGACGAGATGGCCGAGACGATCTCCAAGGAGATGGGCGCCCCGCTCGGCCTCGCGAAGGCCGCGCAGGCCGCCGCCCCGCTCGGCCACCTCGCGACCATCCTCGACGTGCTGCGCGAGTACCAGTTCGAGCGCCAGAAGGGCAGCACGATGTTCCGCCGCGAGCCGATCGGCGTGTGCGGCTTCATCACCCCGTGGAACTGGCCGGTGAACCAGATCGCCTGCAAGGTGTTCCCGGCCATCGCCGCCGGCTGCACGATGGTGCTGAAGCCGTCCGAGATCGCGCCGCTCAACGCCATCCTCTTCGCCGAGATCCTCCACGAGGCCGGCGTCCCCGCCGGTGTCTTCAACCTGGTGCACGGCGACGGCCCGACCGTCGGCGAGGCGATCAGCTCGCACCCCGGCGTCGACATGGTGTCGTTCACCGGCTCGACGCGCGCGGGCACCGCGGTGGCGATCGCCGCCGCGCCCACCGTGAAGCGCGTCACGCAGGAGCTGGGCGGCAAGTCGCCGAACATCCTCCTCGACGACGTCGACCTCGAGGGCGCCGTCTCCGGCGGCGTGCGCGCCGTCCTCATGAACAGCGGCCAGTCGTGCAACGCGCCGACGCGCATGCTGGTCACGCGCAAGCAGCACGACGAGGCGGTCGCGATCGCGAAGAGCGTCGCCGAGTCGTACATCGTCGGCGATCCGTTCGGCGACAGCACGATGATGGGCCCGGTCGTCAGCAAGATGCAGTTCGACAAGATCCAGGGCCTCATCCAGAAGGGCATCGAGGAGGGCGCGACGCTCGCCGCCGGCGGCCCCGGCCTCCCCGAGGGCCTCGGCCGCGGCTACTTCGTGCGTCCGACCATCTTCGGCGACGTGCGCAACGACATGACCATCGCCCGCGAGGAGATATTCGGGCCGGTGCTGTCGATCCTGCCGTACGACGACGAGAAGCAGGCGATCGAGATCGCCAACGACACCGCCTACGGCCTCTCCGGCTACGTCTCATCGGGGAACCAGGAGCGCGCCCGCGAGGTCGCGAGGCAGATCCGCGCCGGCAACGTGCACCTGAACGGCGCCGGCCCCGACTTCGCCGCCTGCTTCGGCGGCTACAAGCAGTCGGGCAACGGCCGCGAGTGGGGCGAGGCGGGCTTCGAGGAGTTCCTCGAGCTGAAGGCCGTCCTCGGCTGGTAG
- a CDS encoding SDR family oxidoreductase — protein MGRLDGKVAVVTGAGQGIGRGVALVFAREGARVTIAELKVHRAERTAADIRAEGGDAIAVPCDVGVRDDVFAMIEATAARWGSVDVLVNNAHGFGPRAALDAIPDAQFAMSWRTGVEGTWWAMCAAKPHMAARGWGRIVNVGSLAADAGHAGLGDYAAAKGGIASLTRVAAREWGPLGITANLVCPAALSKRGLDFQQRDPERFARLMAERPIGRLGDPELDIAPIALFLAADESRFLTGHVLYADGGAHLG, from the coding sequence GTGGGCCGGCTCGACGGGAAGGTCGCCGTCGTCACCGGCGCCGGCCAGGGGATCGGCCGCGGCGTCGCGCTGGTGTTCGCGCGCGAAGGGGCGAGGGTCACGATCGCCGAGCTGAAGGTCCATCGCGCCGAGCGCACCGCGGCGGACATCCGCGCGGAGGGCGGCGACGCGATCGCCGTGCCCTGCGACGTCGGCGTGCGCGACGACGTCTTCGCCATGATCGAGGCGACGGCCGCGCGCTGGGGCAGCGTCGACGTGCTGGTCAACAACGCCCACGGCTTCGGCCCGCGCGCGGCCCTCGATGCGATTCCCGACGCGCAGTTCGCGATGTCGTGGCGCACGGGCGTCGAGGGCACGTGGTGGGCGATGTGCGCTGCCAAGCCGCACATGGCCGCGCGCGGCTGGGGCCGCATCGTCAACGTCGGCTCGCTCGCCGCCGACGCCGGCCACGCCGGGCTCGGCGACTACGCCGCGGCGAAGGGCGGCATCGCGTCGCTCACCCGCGTCGCCGCACGCGAGTGGGGGCCGCTCGGCATCACCGCGAACCTCGTCTGCCCCGCCGCGCTCTCGAAGCGCGGCCTGGACTTCCAGCAGCGCGACCCCGAGCGCTTCGCGCGCCTCATGGCCGAGCGCCCGATCGGTCGTCTCGGCGACCCCGAGCTCGACATCGCCCCGATAGCCCTCTTCCTCGCCGCCGACGAGTCGCGCTTCCTCACCGGCCATGTCCTCTACGCCGACGGCGGTGCACACCTCGGATGA
- a CDS encoding acyl-CoA dehydrogenase family protein, with product MDLTFSPAEEAFRAELRTWLDANVPADWRAGEPPELATLADEVTFLRAWQKRLAAGGWVGIHWPRDYGGRGATVIENYLFQEEIAAARAPEIINRIGVNLVGPTLIAHGTEAQKQRFLPAILSADELWCQLFSEPGAGSDLTALRTRAERRGDGWVVSGQKVWTSYAQFARWGILLARTDPAAAKAKGISYFILDMEAPGVSVRPLRQMTGSEEFNEVFLEDVLIPADRLVGREHEGWAIANTTLAHERGTSPRQLVIHRMLLNDLLRLAREQDADPVLRQRIAQHFIEVEITRLNNWRTLTRLAQKRPLGPESSFVKLFWSEMSQRMHETVMQLLGPRGLCWQPGPYAVANGRLSRSWLYYRAASLFAGSSEIQRNILAERVLGLPRSR from the coding sequence GTGGACCTGACCTTCTCCCCCGCGGAGGAAGCCTTCCGCGCCGAGCTGCGCACCTGGCTCGACGCCAACGTCCCCGCCGACTGGCGCGCCGGCGAGCCGCCCGAGCTCGCGACCCTCGCCGACGAGGTGACGTTCCTGCGCGCCTGGCAGAAACGCCTCGCCGCGGGCGGCTGGGTCGGCATCCACTGGCCGCGCGACTACGGCGGCCGCGGCGCGACCGTGATCGAGAACTACCTGTTCCAGGAGGAGATCGCGGCGGCGCGGGCGCCGGAGATCATCAATCGCATCGGCGTGAACCTCGTCGGTCCGACGCTGATCGCGCACGGCACCGAGGCGCAGAAGCAGCGCTTCCTGCCGGCGATCCTCTCCGCCGACGAGCTGTGGTGCCAGCTCTTCTCCGAGCCCGGCGCCGGCTCCGACCTGACGGCGCTGCGCACGCGCGCCGAGCGGCGCGGCGACGGCTGGGTCGTCAGCGGCCAGAAGGTGTGGACCAGCTACGCGCAGTTCGCGCGCTGGGGCATCCTGCTCGCGCGCACCGATCCGGCGGCGGCGAAGGCGAAGGGCATCAGCTACTTCATCCTCGACATGGAGGCGCCGGGCGTCTCGGTGCGGCCGCTGCGCCAGATGACCGGCAGCGAGGAGTTCAACGAGGTCTTCCTCGAAGACGTGCTCATCCCCGCGGATCGCCTCGTCGGCCGCGAGCACGAGGGCTGGGCGATCGCCAACACGACGCTGGCGCACGAGCGCGGCACGTCGCCGCGCCAGCTCGTCATCCACCGCATGCTGCTGAACGATCTCCTGCGTCTGGCCCGCGAGCAGGACGCCGACCCCGTGCTGCGCCAGCGCATCGCGCAGCACTTCATCGAGGTCGAGATCACACGCCTCAACAACTGGCGCACGCTGACACGTCTCGCGCAGAAGCGGCCGCTCGGGCCGGAGTCGAGCTTCGTGAAGCTCTTCTGGAGCGAGATGAGCCAGCGCATGCACGAGACCGTGATGCAGCTGCTCGGCCCGCGCGGGCTCTGCTGGCAGCCCGGGCCGTACGCGGTCGCGAACGGGCGGCTGTCGCGCTCGTGGCTGTACTATCGCGCCGCGAGCCTGTTCGCCGGCTCGTCGGAGATCCAGCGCAACATCCTGGCCGAGCGCGTGCTGGGGCTGCCGCGCTCGCGGTGA
- a CDS encoding YIP1 family protein, translated as MGASMVERAIGAARLDPAVYEDVEKDPTALGQAMAVVALAALCSGIGAAQGGVGMILLGVVGALVGWFIWAAIIFVVGTMILPEPSTDADLGQVLRCIGFAAAPGILMAAGFIPLLGAIIALVATIWQLAATVVAVRQALDYTSTGRAVGVCVLGFLAYIIATIAVLTPLMVASNAS; from the coding sequence ATGGGCGCGTCGATGGTGGAGCGGGCGATCGGGGCCGCGCGGCTCGATCCGGCGGTGTACGAGGACGTCGAGAAGGATCCGACGGCCCTCGGGCAGGCGATGGCGGTGGTCGCGCTCGCGGCGCTGTGCTCGGGCATCGGCGCGGCACAGGGCGGCGTCGGCATGATCCTGCTCGGCGTCGTCGGCGCGCTGGTCGGGTGGTTCATCTGGGCCGCCATCATCTTCGTCGTCGGCACCATGATCCTGCCCGAGCCGAGCACCGACGCCGACCTCGGCCAGGTGCTGCGCTGCATCGGCTTCGCCGCCGCCCCGGGCATCCTCATGGCGGCGGGCTTCATCCCGCTGCTGGGCGCGATCATCGCGCTGGTGGCGACGATCTGGCAGCTCGCCGCCACGGTCGTCGCCGTGCGCCAGGCGCTCGACTACACCAGCACCGGCCGCGCCGTCGGCGTCTGCGTGCTCGGCTTCCTCGCCTACATCATCGCGACCATCGCGGTGCTGACGCCGCTCATGGTCGCGTCCAACGCGTCCTGA
- a CDS encoding HEPN domain-containing protein produces the protein MTNPDLGRDYVQRARKRLRALDVLLGEEAFADVVRESQEVVELALKGLLRTFGVAVPFVHDVSDVLRGSEDVTPSDFYGRAEAEAAHGMAHEVVAGVLPHAG, from the coding sequence ATGACGAATCCCGACCTCGGGCGTGACTACGTCCAGCGGGCGCGGAAGCGGCTTCGCGCGCTCGACGTCCTGCTGGGCGAAGAGGCCTTCGCCGACGTGGTGCGCGAGAGCCAGGAGGTCGTGGAGCTGGCCCTGAAGGGGCTGCTGCGGACCTTCGGGGTCGCGGTACCGTTCGTGCACGACGTCTCCGACGTGCTGCGCGGCAGCGAGGACGTCACGCCGTCCGACTTCTACGGACGTGCGGAGGCCGAGGCCGCGCACGGCATGGCGCACGAGGTGGTGGCCGGCGTCCTGCCTCACGCCGGCTGA